The genome window GACCTCCGGCATCGCCGGCACCACCTCCGCGAACTCCGTGTCGGGAAGCGGCGGCGCCTCGTTCGGCGACGCCCTCACCGGCGCCGTCGACAACCTCCAGCAGCTCCAGGGCACCAGCGACTCGCTCGCCATCAAGGCCGTCACCGGCAACCTGGACGACATCCACAACGCGACCATCGCCTCCACCCGTGCCCAGGTCACGCTCGAGCTGGTCGCGGGCGTCCGCAACAAGGCCGTCGACGCCTTCAACGAGATCATGAGGATGCAGGCCTGATGCCCCAGCAGGTGACGAGCTTCTTCCGGCGGCTCGGCGACACGATCCGCGGGTTCAGCGTGGCCCAGCGGGTCATCGCCGTCATCGGCGTTGCCGTGATCGGGCTCGGCGCGGCCGGCCTGGCGATGTGGGCGTCGCAGCCCTCGTACACCCCGCTGTTCTCCGGGCTGCAGGCCGCCGACGCCTCGGCGATCGTCGACCAGCTGCGCACCGACGGCGTCCCGTACCAGCTCACCGACGGGGGTGGGACCATCCTGGTGCCCCAGGAGAAGGTCTACGACGAGCGCCTGAAGGCGGCGTCGGCGGGCCTGCCGACCTCCACCACCAACGGCTACTCGCTGCTCGACAAGATGGGCGTCACCTCCTCGGAGTTCCAGCAGTCCGTCACCTACAAGCGGGCGATGGAGGGCGAGCTGGCCAACACGATCTCCGCCATGAAGGGCGTCAAGACGGCGTCCGTCCGCCTCGCCATCCCTGCAGACACGGTGTTCACCTCGCAGAAGCAGGACCCGACCGCGTCCGTCTTCATCGAGCCGCAGGCCGGCGTCACCCTGAGCTCCGATCAGGTCCAGGCGATCGTGCACCTCACCAGCGCCGCGGTCACCGGCATGCAGCCGACCGACGTCTCGGTCGTCGACGCCAATGGAAACGTCCTCAGCACGGTCGGCGCCGGTGCGACCGGGGGAGCGGACAAGCAGGCCAACGACTACGAGTCGCGCGTGAAGACCGCTGTGCAGGACATGCTCGACAAGGTCGTCGGCGCCGGGAACGCCACCGTCGCCGTCGCGGCCGACGTCAGCAACGAGTCGGCGCAGCGCACCACCGAGCAGTACACGACGCCGACCAACGCGCCCGCGACCAGCGAGACCACCCAGAAGGAGACCTACACCGGCTCCGGCGGCTCGGCGGCCGGGGTGCTCGGCCCCGACAACATCGCGGTCCCGAACGGCAGCAGCGGCAACGGAACTTTCAACTCCGAGTCCAGCACCAAGGACAACGCGGTCGACAAGGTCACGGAGCAGCGCACCATCCCGGCCGGCGCCGTCACCCGGCAGACCGTCTCGGTCGCGGTGAACTCGGACGCCGTGAGCAATGTCAGCGCGAACGAGCTCCGCAACATGGTGAACGCCGCAGCCGGCATCAATACCGCGCGCGGCGACTCGGTCAGCGTCCAGCTGGTGCCGTTCAGCAAGACCGGAGCGACCGAGGCGGCCAAGGCGATCCAGGAGGCCAAGGACGCCGCCGCCGCCGACCAGCTCACCGGCATCATCCGCAGCTCCATTATCGGCGCCGCCATCGTCGCGGCCGCGATCATCGCGTTCGCGCTGTTCCGCCGCAGCAGGAAGCGCGCCGCCGAGGACGCCGAGCTGGAGGCCGAGCGCGCCGAGTCGCTGGCGATGGAGGCCTCGCCGTTCCCGGTCGCGCTCGACCCGGCGCCGCCGACGGTCCCGATGCAACTCGACCCGCTGCCGGACCCGACCGCGCCCGAGCTCGAGGCCGAGCGCCGCCGCCAGGAGATCGAGGCCCTCGCCGAGCGCGACCCGCAGAAGACCGCTGAGTTCCTGCGCAGCCTGATGGAGGACCGGGCCGGCGTATGAACGACACGAAGACCCCGCTGACCGGCCCCCA of Leifsonia shinshuensis contains these proteins:
- the fliE gene encoding flagellar hook-basal body complex protein FliE gives rise to the protein MPVGAIGAIGSIGATSGIAGTTSANSVSGSGGASFGDALTGAVDNLQQLQGTSDSLAIKAVTGNLDDIHNATIASTRAQVTLELVAGVRNKAVDAFNEIMRMQA
- the fliF gene encoding flagellar basal-body MS-ring/collar protein FliF produces the protein MPQQVTSFFRRLGDTIRGFSVAQRVIAVIGVAVIGLGAAGLAMWASQPSYTPLFSGLQAADASAIVDQLRTDGVPYQLTDGGGTILVPQEKVYDERLKAASAGLPTSTTNGYSLLDKMGVTSSEFQQSVTYKRAMEGELANTISAMKGVKTASVRLAIPADTVFTSQKQDPTASVFIEPQAGVTLSSDQVQAIVHLTSAAVTGMQPTDVSVVDANGNVLSTVGAGATGGADKQANDYESRVKTAVQDMLDKVVGAGNATVAVAADVSNESAQRTTEQYTTPTNAPATSETTQKETYTGSGGSAAGVLGPDNIAVPNGSSGNGTFNSESSTKDNAVDKVTEQRTIPAGAVTRQTVSVAVNSDAVSNVSANELRNMVNAAAGINTARGDSVSVQLVPFSKTGATEAAKAIQEAKDAAAADQLTGIIRSSIIGAAIVAAAIIAFALFRRSRKRAAEDAELEAERAESLAMEASPFPVALDPAPPTVPMQLDPLPDPTAPELEAERRRQEIEALAERDPQKTAEFLRSLMEDRAGV